From Desmodus rotundus isolate HL8 chromosome 12, HLdesRot8A.1, whole genome shotgun sequence, one genomic window encodes:
- the WNT2B gene encoding protein Wnt-2b isoform X2 has protein sequence MRSVGEGAREWIRECQHQFRHHRWNCTTLDRDHTVFGRVMLRSSREAAFVYAISSAGVVHAITRACSQGELSVCSCDPYTRGRHHDQRGDFDWGGCSDNIHYGVRFAKAFVDAKEKRLKDARALMNLHNNRCGRTAVRRFLKLECKCHGVSGSCTLRTCWRALSDFRRTGDYLRRRYDGAVQVTATQDGANFTAARQGYRRATRTDLVYFDNSPDYCVLDKAAGSLGTAGRVCSKTSKGTDGCEIMCCGRGYDTTRVTRVTQCECKFHWCCAVRCKECRNTVDIHTCKAPKKAEWLDQT, from the exons ATGCGCTCGGTGGGCGAGGGTGCCCGAGAATGGATCCGAGAGTGCCAGCACCAGTTCCGCCACCACCGCTGGAACTGCACCACCCTGGACCGGGACCACACTGTCTTTGGCCGCGTCATGCTCAGAA GTAGCAGGGAGGCAGCATTTGTGTATGCCATCTCATCAGCCGGGGTGGTCCACGCTATCACCCGTGCCTGCAGCCAGGGTGAACTGAGTGTGTGCAGCTGTGACCCCTATACCCGTGGCAGACACCATGACCAACGTGGGGACTTTGACTGGGGTGGCTGCAGTGACAACATCCACTACGGTGTTCGCTTTGCCAAGGCCTTCGTGGATGCCAAGGAGAAGAGGCTCAAGGATGCCCGGGCCCTCATGAACTTACATAACAACCGCTGCGGTCGCACA gcTGTGAGGCGGTTTCTGAAGCTGGAGTGTAAGTGCCATGGTGTGAGTGGCTCCTGTACTCTGCGCACCTGCTGGCGTGCACTTTCAGACTTCCGTCGCACGGGTGATTACCTGCGGCGGCGCTATGATGGGGCTGTGCAGGTGACAGCCACACAGGACGGTGCCAACTTCACAGCAGCCCGCCAAGGCTATCGCCGTGCCACCCGGACTGACCTCGTCTACTTTGACAACTCCCCAGACTACTGTGTCTTGGACAAGGCTGCAG gttccctgggcactgCAGGCCGTGTCTGCAGCAAGACATCGAAAGGGACAGATGGTTGTGAAATCATGTGCTGTGGCCGAGGCTATGACACAACTCGAGTCACCCGGGTCACCCAGTGTGAGTGCAAATTCCACTGGTGCTGTGCTGTGCGGTGCAAGGAGTGCAGAAACACTGTGGACATCCACACCTGCAAGGCCCCCAAGAAGGCAGAGTGGCTGGACCAGACCTGA